Genomic window (Syntrophaceae bacterium):
CGGTGCGAGCATCTCGCGCATCCCGGGGCCCCCCTTCGGGCCCTCGTAGCGGATGACGACCACGTCGCCCGGCTTGATCTTGCCGCCCAAGATGGCCTCGATGGCGTCGTCCTCGCTGTCGAAGACGCGGGCGCGGCCCTCGTTGACGAGCATGTTCGGGGCCACGGCGGAGCGCTTCACGACGCCCCCGTCGGGCGCAAGGTTCCCCTTGACGATGGCGAGGCCCCCGTCAGGGCTGTAGGGGTTCTTGATCGGGCGGATCACGGAGTAATCCCAGACCTTGGCGTCCTTGAGGTTCTTCGCCACCGGGCCGGACACGGTGAGGGCCCTCCCGTCGATCACGCCGAGCTTGCTGATCTCCTTCATGACGCCCTGCACGCCTCCCGCCGCGTCGAGGTCCTCGATGTGGTGGGCGCCCGCGGGGCTCAATTTGCAGAGGTTGGGCGTCTTGAACCCGATCTGGTTGAAGAGCTCGAGGTCGAGCCGGATACCCGCTTCATGGGCAACGGCCGGAAGGTGCAGCACGGTGTTCGTCGAGCCGCCGAGGGCCATGTCCACGGCGATGGCGTTCTTGAAAGCGGCCAGTGTCGCGATGTCCCGGGGCCGGATGTTCTTCTTGACCAGCTCCAGAATCTTCATCCCGGCCTCCTTGGCCAGTCGCATCCTTGCCGCGTCGACGGCCGGGATCGTCCCGTGGCCGGGGAGGCCCAGGCCGAGCGCCTCGGTCATGCAGTTCATCGTGTTGGCCGTGTACATCCCGGAGCAGGAGCCGCAGCCCGGGCAGGCGCAGTCCTCGATTTCCTTGAGCTGCCGGGCCGTCATCTTGCCCGACTTCACGGCGCCCACCCCCTCGAAGACGGTGATGAGGTCGATGGGTTTGCCCCGCAGCTTCCCGGCCAGCATGGGTCCGCCGCTGATGAAGATGGAGGGGATGTTGAGCCGCAGGGCCGCCATGAGCATCCCGGGGATGATCTTGTCGCAGTTGGGGATGAGCACGAGGCCGTCGAAGGGGTGTCCCATGGCCATGACCTCGACGGAGTCGGCGATGAGCTCGCGGCTCGCCAGCGAGTACTTCATCCCCACGTGCCCCATGGCGATGCCGTCGCAGACCCCGATGGTGGGAAACTCCACGGGGGTGCCGCCCGCCATCCGGATGCCCGCCTTGACCTGCTCGGTCACGCTCCGCAGGTGGATGTGCCCCGGGATGATCTCGTTGTAGGAGTTGACGACCCCGATCAGGGGGCGCGCAATCTCCTCGTCCGTGTAGCCCATGGCCTTGAAGAGGGAGCGGTGGGGCGCCCTCTCCACGCCTTTCTTCATCAGGTCGCTTCGCATGTGTTTTCCCCTCCCTTTCGGTTGCGGAATGCTCTCCTTATGCCACAAGGCAAAGGGAGGGTCAATCGTTGGGTCCCTCCCTTGTCCTGGCGAAGTTGAGAAGCTCGGAAGTTGGGAAGTTCGGAGAGTCCGAAGGCTCTCCTTTGTCCCCTCGTTCTCAACTTCTCATCTTCGTAACTTCCCAGCTTCTATTTTTTTCTCCGTTCCGGCCTCAGGGAGCGGACCACGGCGCCCGCCTGCCACATCTCGGAGTTGCGCATCTGCCCGAGCTCCCGCTCGAGCCGCTCCCGGTAATCCGGGGCGCTGTTCGCCTCCAGAACGATTGCCGTTTCCTTGCCGGAAACGACCCGGTCGTAAAGCTCGTCGAACACGGGGGCCACGGCGTCCCGGAAGCGGTTTTTCCAGTCCAGCGCGCCGCGCTGTGCGGTGGTGCTGCAGTTGGCGTACATCCAGTCCATGCCGTTTTCGGCCACCAGCGGCATGAGGCTCTGGGTGAGCTCCTCGACGGTCTCGTTGAAGGCCTCGCTCGGGCTGTGCCCGTGTTTCCGCAGCACGTTGTACTGGGCCTCCATGACCCCGGCGAGGCACCCCATCAGCACGCCCCGCTCCCCCGTCAGGTCGCTCCAGACCTCGTGCTCGAACGTCGTCGGGAAGAGGTACCCCGAGCCGATGGCAATGCCGAGCGCCAGGGCCCTGTCCCGGGCCCTGCCCGTTGCGTCCTGGAAGACGGCAAAACTGGAATTGATGCCGCTTCCGGCCAGGTAGTTCCGCCGCACCGTGCGCCCTGCGCCCTTCGGGGCGACCAGGATCACGTCGATGTCTGGCGGCGGGATGACCCCCGTCTGCTCCTTGTAGACGACGGAAAACCCGTGGGAGAAATACAAGGCCTTGCCTTTCGTCAGGTGAGGCTTCAGCTTCGGCCAGAGAGCCTTCTGGCCCGCGTCGGAGAGCATGTACTGGATGATGGTGCCCCGTCGCGCCGCCTCCTCGAGGTCAAAGAGCGTCTCGCCCGGCTTCCATCCGTCCTGGACGGCCTTGTCCCAGGTGGCCGTTCCCTGCCGCTGACCGATGATCACGCGGATGCCGTTGTCTCTCAGGTTCAGGGACTGGCCCTGCCCCTGGACGCCGTAACCGATGCTGGCCACCACCTCGTCCTTGAGAACCTCGCGGGCCTTGTCCAGGGTGAAATCCTCCGAGGTGATGACCTCCTCGACCACCCCGCCGATGTTGAGCTTTGCCATGGGTTCCTCCTTCGGTCGTGTTGGGTTGACGGATTGCCTGCGCCGGGCATCCCGAAAAAAGGGCAATACCCCCCGCTGTCCTGCCGGCAGGAAATGCGTGCCCCCGGCGGCGTCCGCAGGCTCTCAGTTCTTCCGTTCCAGGGCGGCGATGCCCGTCCGGGCGACGTCGTCGATTCCGAGCGGCTTCAGGGTCTCGAGGACCTTGTCGACCTCGGCCTTGCTCCCCCTGAACTCCAGGACGCAGTGGTCCGAGTTGAACGTCAGGATCTTGCAGTTGAGCTGATTGATCTTCCGGATCAGCTCGTTCTTGTTGTCAGCCGTGAGGGTCATCCGGATCAGCGCCAGTTCCCTCTTGACCGTCTCCACGTCGGTGAGGTTCTCGACCTTGATGACGTCGATGAGGCGGGCGAGCTGTGCCTCGATCTTCTGAATGGTCGCCTTCGTGCCGATCGTCGTGAGGATGATCTTGGAGACGTCGGGGTTGACCGTGACGTCCACGCAGAGCGACTCGATGTTGTACCCCTTGCCGCCCAGGGTCCCCGCCACGCGGGCCAGCACGTCAGGCTTGTTGTTGACGAGAATGGAGATGACGTTTTCTCTCTTTTCCATGATGCCGCGCCTTCCTTTGCTATGAATTCCGGGCCGCCTCTCTGCGGTCCCGTTTCGTTCCGTTTCCTGAAGCCCGATGCCTGAAGCCTAATTCGTCATTTCCCGCGTCCCGAGCGTCATCTCGCTGATGGAGGCCCCCGGCCGCACCATCGGGTAGACGCACTCCTCGCGGGCGATCTGGAAGTCCATGAGACAGGGCCTGTTGCTGAAGAGCCCCTTCTCGAGCACGGGACGGATCTCCTCGGGCCTCTTCGCCCGGAAGGCCTCCCACCCGTAGGCCTCGGCGACCTTCACGAAGTCGGGCTGGAAGGTCATGTCCGTGTTGGAGTATCGCTTCTCGTAGAAGAGCTCCTGCCACTGGCGGACCATCCCGAGGTAGCCGTTGTTGAGCAGGACGATCTTCACGGGGATGTTGTACTGCATGGCCGTGGCCATCTCCTGGATGTTCATCTGGATGCTGCCGTCGCCGGCGATGTCCACGACGATCCGGTCGGGAAAGGCGAGCTTGACGCCGAGGGCCGCGGGGAACCCGTATCCCATCGTCCCGAGCCCGCCCGAGGAGATGAACGTGTTGGGGTCGTCGTAGCGGTAGAACTGGGCCGCCCACATCTGGTTCTGGCCCACCTCGGTGGTGATGATGGCCTTGCCCTTCGTCAGCTCGTAGAGCGTCTCGATGACGCACTGGGGCTTGATGTGCTCGGCGTCCTGGCAGTAGGCCAGGGGCGCCTTCTTTTTCCACGCCTCGATCTGCTCCAGCCAGTCCTTGCGCTCCGCGTCGGTGGGCGCGTAGTTGTTGTCCTTCAGCAGGCGGTTGATGTTTTCCAGGGCGCTCTTGGCATCGCTGACGATGGGCAGGTCCACGACGATGTTCTTGTTGATCGACGAGGGGTCCACGTCGATGTGGATGATCTGCGCGTTGGAGGCAAAGGTGTCGAGCTTGCCCGTCACCCGGTCGTCGAAGCGGGCGCCGATGCAGATCAGCAGGTCGCAGTGGCTGATGGCCATGTTGGCGTAGTAGGTGCCGTGCATCCCCGGCATGCCCAGGAAGAGCGGGTCCGAGCCCGGGAAGGCCCCGAGGCCCATGAGGGTCGAGGTGACGGGGATCTTCGCGCGGCGGGCGAAGGCCCGCAGCTCGTCCGAGGCCTTGCCCAGGAGGATCCCGCCGCCGGTGAGCAGCACGGGCCGCCTCGAGGCCCTCAGCATCTCCAGCATCTGCACGAATTTCTTGGACGACGGCTTGGGCGGCAGCGAGAGCTTCGTCGCGTTGATCCGGATCTTCGCCGGGTCGTAGTCCACCTCGGCGGCGATGACGTTTTTCGGCAAATCGACGAGCACCGGCCCGGGGCGGCCCGTCCGCGCGATGTGGAAGGCCTCGCGGATGGTGCTGGCCAGCTCGTCGGGGTTGCGGACGAGGTAGTTGTGCTTGGTGCAGGGACGGGTGATGCCCGTGATGTCGCACTCCTGGAAGGCGTCGTTGCCGATCAGGTGCGTCGGGACCTGCCCCGTGAACACGACGATGGGAATGGAGTCCATGTTCGCCGTGGCGATTCCCGTCACGGTGTTGGTGGCCCCGGGGCCGGATGTGGCCAGCGCCACGCCGACCTTACCCGTCGCGCGGGCGTAGCCGTCGGCGGCGTGCACGGCGGCCTGTTCATGGCGGACCAGGATGTGCTTGACGGCAGGGTTGCGGTGCAGCTCGTCGTAAATGTCGATGACGGCCCCGCCGGGGTATCCGAACATGACCTCCACGCCTTCCGCCTTCAGGCACTCGAGCAGGATCTGGGTTCCTTTCATTTTCACGGGACTACCTCCTCCAATCATGAAGAATAAATAATGATGGCAACAAAAAAAGCCGCCAACGGGTTCCGTCGCGGCTTGATCGACAGGAAAAAGCCGCGGTCTTTCGGGGGCCGCGGCTCGTTTTGCTCTATGTTTCCATCAGAGGGTGCGAGCTGCGGTCCCCGCCTGTACGATGACGACAACAACGACGACCACGATGCTCGTAATGATCTGACGGAACATGACATTCTCTCCAGACGGTGCAAACGAGGGCCCTTATGCAATAAAACCGGGCCTTTGTCAAGCTTTTTTCTTTTCCTTGCCCGGGACCCGTCCCCAAACCCCGGTCCCTGCCCGCTAGGGCCTCACCGGCTCCGAGGCCGGCTCGTCGCCCGAGGGGGGCGAGTACTCCCTGGGCGCCGTGCCCTCCAGGAAGCTCTCGAAGACGGAATCCTTCGTCCACGGGCCGGCCAGCAGGCCCGTCCTGGGGTCGATGCGGGCGAAGACGACCCCCTCGGGCGCAGTGAAGACCTCCACGGGCACTCCCTTCAGGGCCTGCTCCATGAAGTAGAGCCAGATGGGCGCCGCGGCCCGGCCGCCGACGCCGGATCGCCCCATCGTCTTTTCCGCGTCGAAGCCGACCCAGACCCCGGCCACGAGCGACGGGGTGTAGCCGATGAACCAGGCGTCGACGTAGTCGTCCGTCGTTCCCGTCTTGCCGGCCACGGGCCTCCCGATGGCCTTGACCCGTTCGCCCGTACCCTCCTGGACCACGTTCTGCAGCACCGACGTCGTGAGGAACGCCACGCGGGGGTCGATAGCCTGCTCCACCTGGGGGGCATGCTCCTCGAGGACGTGGCCGTTGCGGTCCACGATCTTCCGGATGAAGTAGGGCTCCACGCGCCTGCCGCCGTTGGCCAGCACCCCGTAGCCGCGGACCATCTCCTGCAGCGTCACCGTCGAGGTCCCGAGGGCCAGAGTGAGATCCCGGGTGAGCGGGGACTTGATCCCCATGTTGTGGGCGTAGTCGATGACGTAGGCGAGTCCCAGTTCCTGGAGCAGCTTCACGGTCACCACGTTGCGCGAGAAGGTCAGCGCCGTCCGGAGCGTCGTGGGCCCGAAGAACTTGTGCTCGAAATTCTGGGGTTTCCATTCCCCGCGGACGGGGTCGTTGAAGATGATGGGCGCATCGAGGATGACCGTCGCCGGCGTCATCCCCTTGTCGAAGGCGGCCGTGTAGACGAAGGGCTTGAACGACGACCCGGGGCGGCGCCGGGCCTGGGTGGCCCGGTTGAACTCGCTCTTCTTGTAGTCCCGTCCCCCCACCATGGCCTTGATCTCGCCCGTCCGGGCGTCCATGCAAAGCAAGGCCCCCTGGAGCTCGCCCGGCGTGAACTTCTCCCGTGTCTCCATCTCCCGGAGGCCCCGCTCGACGGCCTCGTTGGCCGCTTTCTGCAGATCCACGCTGAGTGTCGTGTGGACCTCGAGCCCCTCGCGGTACAGGGCATCGGAGCCGTACTTCTCCAGGATGTAGCGGCGCACGTTCTCCGTGAAGTAGGGGGCGATCTTCTCCCGGGGCTTCGACGAGATGAGCTTCAAGGGCTCCCTCATCGCCAGGTCCCTTGCCGCCGGGGTGATGTAGCCGTCCTCCTGCATCCGGGTGAGCACGTAGGCCTGGCGCTGGCGTGCCCTCTCCATGTTCACGTAGGGCGAGAACCGGCTGGGCGCCTTCGGCAGGCCAGCCAGAAGGGCCGCCTCGGGCAGGGTGAGGTCGCGCGCGGACTTCCCGAAGTAGCTCTGCGAGGCCGCCTCGATCCCGTAGGCCCCATGGCCGAGGTAGATGTGGTTGAGGTAGAGCTCGAGGATCTCCTCCTTCTTGAGGTAACGGTCGATCTTGTACGCGAGGATCGCCTCCCGGATCTTGCGCGTGAAGGTCCGCTCCGGCGAGAGATAGAGCGACCGGGCGACCTGCTGGGTGATGGTGCTGCCGCCCTGGACGATCTCGCCGGCGAGCATGTTCTTGACGAAGGCCCGCAGGATGCCGATCAGGTCGAGTCCCTCGTGCTGGAAGAAACGCGCGTCCTCGCCGGCCACGAAGGCCTTGATGACCACGTCGGGGACCTCGGCGATGGGGATGACCCGCCGGTCCTCGGCATAGAAGGAGTCGATGAGCTCGCCCCTGTCCGAGTAGATCCGGGTCGTGGTGCTCGGGCGGTAGTCTTTCAGAGTGTCCACGCTCGGGGACTCGTGGATGAGCCAGGCGATGAAGCCCGCGGCACCAAGGCCGGCCAGGAGCCCCACGGCGATCATGGACGTGAAGACCCGCCGAAAGATCCGGCTCCTGCGGGCCCTCCTGACGACGGCTCTCTTGATGGAGGAACGGCTGCTCGGTGACATCAGGCGGTTTCAGTGTCCTCGCGGTCTTTGCGCCGGGCTGCGAGCTTGGAAACGAGGATGCCCACCTCGTAGAGGATGATCATGGGGATGGCCATCATGCTTTGCGTGAAGGCGTCCGGCGTGGGGGTGATGAGGGCGGCGACGATGAAAAAGACCACGATCGCGTATCGCCGCATCCGCGCGAGCTTGCGGGGTGTCACCAGGCCGATCTTCGTCATGAAGAAGAGGAACACGGGGATCTCGAAGATGATGCCGAAGGCAAGCAGCAGCTTAAGCGTCAGCGTGAGGTACTCCCGCATGGAAAGCATGGGCTTGAGAAAGTCCGTGGAGAACTCCAGGAAAAAGCTGTATGCCGGGGGCAGAACGAGAAAGTACCCGAAGCAGACCCCGGCGACGAACAGCAGTGTCGAGGTCGCCACGAAGGGGGCCACGAACTTGCGCTCCCCGGGGTAGAGCCCCGGCGAGATGAATTTCCAGGCCTGGTAGAGCACGACGGGGCTGGCCAAGAACAGGCCCGCGTAGAAGGACACCTTGATGTAGGTGAAGAAGGCCTCGGGCAGCCCCGTGTAGATCAGGTGGCTGCCGGGCGGAAGCACGCGGATGAGCGGGCGGGCGACGATGGCGAAGAGGTCTTCCTTGAAGAAGAAGCAGGCCACGAAGGCGACGCCCACGGCAATCAGGCTCCGGACGAGCCTCTTGCGCAGCTCCTCCAGGTGGGCGGTCAGGGGCATCTTGTCTTCGTTGGGGTCGGTCATGATAAAAAAACGGCGAAGGGCGAAAGGCAAATGGCGTATGGCAAGAAACCGGTCATGTCTCTTCCCCCGAGCCTTTGCCCTTTATCCTTGCGCCTGGATCCTTATGCCGGCTTGTCTTTTTTTTCCTCCGCCGTCGCATAGGGGTCGGCGGGGGTCGACGGCGCCTTGTCCGCCTTCTTGTCCTCGAGGAGGGAGTCCTTCACCTGGTTGACTTCCTTCCGGATGCCCTCGTCGAAGGTGCCCTTGACGTCGTCCATGGCGTTCTTGAACTGGGCGACCCCCTTGCCAAGCGCCTTGGCCAGGTCGGGCAGCTTCTTCGGCCCGATGAAGATGAGCGCCACGATCAGGATGATGATCAGTTCCTGCATGCCGATGCCGAACACGGCAGACACCTCGCGGGAGCGGAATTTGGTTTACATAGCTTTTGTCCCCCCCATTGTCAAGGCTTTTGCCCCTTTTCGCAAGGGAATCCTTTTGATTTTTAAGGGATTGTGTGGTAAAGGGTTTCTTCCGATCTCAACCCGAAGGGGGCGCCTATGGCCGCGGCCACTGGAATCGTAAAGGATAACCGGTACCTCCGTCACGAGACTGGACATTACCACCCCGAGTCCCCCAAGCGTCTCGAGGCGATCTACAAGATGCTCGAATCGCCCGAGATGGCCGGGAAATTCGTGGAGGTGAAGCCCCGGGTCGCCCTCGACGAAGAGATCGAGATGATCCACAAGCACTCGTACGTGAAGATGATCGCCCAGTCGGCGGGAAAGGACCACACCTACCTCGACCCCGACACGGAGGCCTCCGCCGAGTCCTACGAGGTGGCCAAGCTGGCCGTGGGCGGCTTTCTCAACTGCATCGACGGCATCGTGAAGGGTGATCTGCGCAACGCCTTCGCCTTCGTGCGGCCGCCCGGTCACCATGCCGAGGAGAACCGCGCGGCGGGCTTCTGCATCTTCAACAACGTGGCCATCGGGGCGATGCACGCCATCAAGGTCCACGGGATGAGGCGCGTCCTCGTCGTCGACTGGGATCTCCACCACGGAAACGGGACCCAGAAATCCTTTTACGAGGACCCCCGGGTCGTGTACTTCTCGACGCACCAGTACCCCTATTACCCCGGCACGGGGGGCCTCCAGGAGATCGGCCGGGGCGACGGCCAGGGCTTCACGGTCAACGTGCCCCTGAGGGCGGGCCCGGGCAATGCCGAGTACGTCCGGATCTTCCGCAGGGTGCTCCAGCCCCTGGCGTTCGAGTACATGCCCGAGATCGTGCTGCTCTCGGCGGGGTTCGACATCTACTTCCGGGACCCCCTGGGGGGCATGAAGGTGACCCCGGCGGGCTTCGGCATGCTCGCCCGCGTGCTGATGGACATCGCCGAAGCGTGCTGCGGCGGCCGGTTCGCCGCCGTCCTCGAGGGCGGCTATCACCTGGGGGGTCTCACGGAGGGGATCAAGTCAGTCCTCGACGAGATGTGCGGCGCCACCCGGGTGACGGAGGCGGATCTGCAGCGTGTCGAGAGCGAGGCCGATGCGTCCATCAACCGGACGATCGAGTCGGTAATCGGCCAGATCAAGCCGTACTGGAAATGTTTTCAATAAAGACAGGCATAAGGCTAAAGGCACAGGGCATAGGGCGAAGGGTACAATAAGGAAGTGATTTGGCCCTGGGCCTTCAGTCATTCAAAGGCATAAGTGTCAAATGTCAGGACATCGGTTACCCAAAAGTGTCATGACATAGGTTACTCTTAAGGGTCCTTTTGGTGTCAGGACATCGGTTACCCTGACGGAACATATCCTGTACGATACTCTCTTTGAAGAACCCCGAAAGGAGAGTATCCATGGAAGAAGAGATCCGCAGGCAAGCCATTTACCGGCATATCGCAGATGGCGAATCTCCCAAGAGCATTTACACGAGCCTGAAGCGATCGAAAAAATGGTTCTTCAAATGGCTCAAACGCTACCAAACGGGAGATGCCGACTGGTTCAAGGATCAGGGCCGTGCACCCCGGCGGCGTCCGACCCAGACGAGCCAAAAGCAGCAGGATCTCATCATTGCCACCCGACAGCGTCTGGAGACTGAGCCTTATGCCCAGACGGGTGTAACCGCCATCAAGTGGGCCCTGAAGAAGCTCAAGGCCCCGTTCCCTTCGGACCGGCACATCACCCGGATCCTGAAGCGGGCAGGGCTCGTTAAAAAAAACTGCGTACGTCGCCAAAGGGGTCACCTACCCCTACTTTGCGGAGGCCCTGGAGGTCAACAACATCCACCAGATCGACCTGGTGGGGCCCCGGTATATCAAAGGCGACGGCCGGTTCTACTCGCTCAACGTGATGGATCGCTTCAGCCATGCGGTCTATCTCGAGTCGCAGCGAACCAAGGCCGATGACCCGGTGGCCGCCAGTCTCTTGCGGAGTTGGAAGGCCATGGGCATCCCGGACTTTGCCCAGTTCGACAACGAGCTGAGCTTCCGGGGCAGCAACCGTTATCCCCGATCCTTCGGGATCGTGATCCGGCTGTGTCTCTATTACGGGGTCACGCCGGTCTTTATCCCCATCAGCGAGCCTTGGCGAAACGGGGATGTGGAGCGGTTCAACGAGACCTACGACAAGATGTTCTTTCGCAGGCAGTGGTTCCCGAGCTACGAGGCCCTCAAGCGGCAAAGCAAAAACTTCCAGCGGTTCCATAACCGCCATCATCGGTACAGCTGCCTGGGCGGCAAAACCCCGATGGAGGTTCTGGCCGCCTCCGGCTACCAGCCCATGAGGGTGCCTCCCAATGCTCGGGTGCCCCGACTCGAAGAGATCCCCGAGGGGACCATCATCCTGATCCGGTTCATCCGCAGCGACCGGAAGCTGGATATCTTCGGGGAGCGGTTCGTCGTTGCCAAAGAGCTGGTCTACTCGTATGTCAAAGCCGTGATCGTCACTGCGGATCACGTTTTGAAAGTCTATCTCGGGAAGAGTTGGTGGAGGCCTTCGAGTATCGAATGCCTACCGAAACTTGGGAATAACGTCCTTGGGTAACCTATGTCATGACACTTTTTACCCTTAGACCCGGGTTACCTATGTCGTGACACTTGTCACATAAGAACTAGGGTGAACAATCGGGCTTAAGGCGTGTGGCACAGGGCTCAGGGGCATAGAAAATTCCGCCTCCTCTGCCCTAAGCCATGAGCCCTAAGCCTTCAGCCATTTTTGGAGGTATCCCTTGAAGATCACGAAGGAACAGGTCGAATACGTGGCGCACCTGGCGCGGCTCGAGTTCAGCGAGGAGGAGAAGGAGAAGTTCACCACCCAGCTCAACGACATCCTTCTCTACATGGAGAAACTCAACGAGGTGGACACGACGGGCGTCGAGCCCGAGACGCACGCCATCGCCATCCAGAACGCCTTCCGCGAGGACATCGTCCGCGAGTCCCTCCCCCACTCGCTCTCGCTGGCCAATGCCCCCTCCGAGAGCGGAAACTGCTTCCGGGTGCCGAAGGTGATCGAATAGGCTTGAGGCGTCGGACAGCAGGCAGCAGGCACCAGGAAAAGAGGAAGGAGCGTTTGAGATCGGAATGGGACTGAATGAACTGACGATACACGAGCTGCAGGATCTGATCCGGAAAAAGGAAGTGACGTCCACGGAGATCGTCACGGATGTCTTCAAGCGCATCGATGCCGTGGAGGAGCGGGTCCGCTCGTTCACGACGGTCATGCGGGAGGACGCCTTCGAGGGGGCCAGGCGGGCCGACGAGGAGATCCGCAAGGGGGCCCTCAGGCCGCTCACGGGCATCCCCATCGCCCTCAAGGACATCCACTGCACCAAGGGGGTCCGCACGACCTGCGGCTCCCGCATCCTCCACAACTTCATCCCGCCCTACGACGGCACGGTGGTGCGGAAGCTGCGCGAGGAGGGCGCCGTCTTCGTGGGCAAGACCAACATGGACGAGTTCGCCATGGGCTCCTCCACGGAGACCTCCTGGTTCGGCATCACGCGCAACCCCTGGGACCTCGAGCGCATCCCCGGCGGCTCGAGCGGCGGCTCCGCCGCGGCCCTGGCCGCCGACGAGTGCATCGCCGCGACGGGCTCCGACACGGGCGGCTCCATCCGCCAGCCGGCGGCCCTCTGCGGGGTCGTGGGCCTGAAGCCCACCTACGGGCGCGTCTCGCGGTACGGCCTCGTGGCCTTCGCCTCGTCGCTCGACCAGATCGGCCCCTTCACGAAGGATGTGGAGGACGCGG
Coding sequences:
- a CDS encoding transposase — encoded protein: MGPRYIKGDGRFYSLNVMDRFSHAVYLESQRTKADDPVAASLLRSWKAMGIPDFAQFDNELSFRGSNRYPRSFGIVIRLCLYYGVTPVFIPISEPWRNGDVERFNETYDKMFFRRQWFPSYEALKRQSKNFQRFHNRHHRYSCLGGKTPMEVLAASGYQPMRVPPNARVPRLEEIPEGTIILIRFIRSDRKLDIFGERFVVAKELVYSYVKAVIVTADHVLKVYLGKSWWRPSSIECLPKLGNNVLG
- the gatC gene encoding Asp-tRNA(Asn)/Glu-tRNA(Gln) amidotransferase subunit GatC, whose translation is MKITKEQVEYVAHLARLEFSEEEKEKFTTQLNDILLYMEKLNEVDTTGVEPETHAIAIQNAFREDIVRESLPHSLSLANAPSESGNCFRVPKVIE